The following are encoded in a window of Novosphingobium sp. ZN18A2 genomic DNA:
- a CDS encoding homocysteine S-methyltransferase family protein, translating into MTGKREQLFAEAAKRILLTDGAFGTEIQGWKLGEADYTGSLGLSKDQKGNNDILALSKPEVPESITRAYLDAGSDIVSTNTFSANRISQADYGAEHLVGDINRASAAIARKLADEYQAKDGRPRFVAGAIGPTNKTLSLSPDVNDPGFREIDWDFLVDVYHEQAAALVEGGADFILIETVFDTLNAKAGIMAVKRLERELGRDVPLMLSMTLTDLSGRNLSGHTVEAFWYAVRHAKPVTVGLNCSFGAAQLRPHVRALSAIADTLVMVYPNAGLPNELGEYDEMPETTAALVREWAEHGQVNVLGGCCGSTPGHIAAMAKAIEGLPPRKLPHPDPVTRLAGLEPFVMAQ; encoded by the coding sequence ATGACCGGCAAGCGTGAACAGTTATTTGCCGAGGCGGCAAAGCGCATCCTGCTGACCGACGGCGCCTTCGGCACCGAAATCCAGGGCTGGAAGCTGGGAGAAGCGGACTATACAGGGTCGCTCGGCCTGTCGAAGGACCAGAAGGGCAACAATGACATACTGGCCCTGTCGAAGCCCGAAGTTCCGGAATCGATAACGCGCGCCTACCTGGATGCGGGTTCGGATATTGTTTCGACGAACACCTTTTCCGCGAACCGCATCAGCCAGGCAGATTACGGCGCGGAACACCTTGTCGGCGATATCAACCGCGCATCGGCCGCAATCGCGCGCAAGCTGGCGGACGAATATCAGGCGAAGGACGGACGCCCGCGCTTCGTTGCCGGTGCGATCGGGCCGACCAATAAGACGCTTTCGCTTTCGCCCGACGTCAACGATCCGGGCTTTCGCGAGATCGACTGGGATTTCCTTGTCGACGTTTATCACGAACAGGCGGCCGCGCTGGTCGAAGGCGGGGCGGATTTCATCCTGATCGAAACGGTGTTCGACACGCTGAACGCCAAGGCCGGGATCATGGCGGTCAAGCGGCTTGAGCGAGAGCTGGGGCGCGACGTGCCGCTGATGCTGTCGATGACGCTTACCGACCTGTCGGGCCGCAACCTTTCGGGCCACACGGTAGAGGCGTTCTGGTACGCGGTGCGCCATGCGAAGCCGGTGACGGTGGGCCTCAACTGCTCGTTCGGCGCGGCGCAGCTTCGCCCGCACGTGCGCGCGCTTTCCGCCATCGCCGATACGCTGGTCATGGTCTATCCGAACGCCGGGCTGCCCAACGAACTGGGCGAATATGACGAGATGCCCGAAACCACCGCCGCGCTGGTGCGCGAATGGGCCGAGCACGGGCAGGTCAACGTGCTGGGCGGCTGTTGCGGATCGACCCCCGGACACATCGCCGCAATGGCCAAGGCGATAGAAGGGCTGCCACCGCGCAAGCTGCCGCACCCCGATCCGGTGACGCGGCTTGCCGGGCTGGAGCCTTTCGTGATGGCGCAATAG
- the metF gene encoding methylenetetrahydrofolate reductase [NAD(P)H] yields the protein MIASYDQLREARTALDTPLFAGLPGDIRVSFEFFPPKTDALMSQLWEVVTTLAPLGPQFVSVTYGAGGSTRDRTHGTVARIIGEARLPAAAHLTCVDASKAEIREVAEAYWEAGVRHVVALRGDMGAPGVPFTPHPEGYANAAELVTGLKEIAPFEISVAAYPETHPDAASPQADLDNLKRKLDAGASRAITQFFFDAETFFRFRDRLAAAGIDAPVIPGILPVSNVAQTRKFAAACGAAIPSWMEGLFEGLDTHPPARQLVAATIAAEFCRRLYAGGVRDFHFYTLNRAELSYAICHLLGLRPKLPALEAAA from the coding sequence ATGATTGCCAGTTACGACCAGCTTCGCGAGGCGCGAACCGCGCTCGATACGCCGCTGTTCGCCGGATTGCCCGGCGACATCCGCGTATCGTTCGAATTCTTTCCGCCAAAGACCGACGCGTTGATGAGCCAGCTGTGGGAAGTGGTGACAACGCTTGCGCCACTGGGGCCGCAGTTCGTTTCGGTGACTTATGGCGCGGGCGGTTCGACGCGCGACCGCACGCATGGCACGGTCGCGCGGATCATCGGCGAAGCGCGCTTGCCCGCTGCCGCGCACCTGACTTGCGTGGACGCGAGCAAGGCCGAAATCCGCGAAGTCGCGGAAGCCTATTGGGAAGCGGGCGTGCGCCATGTCGTCGCGCTGCGCGGAGACATGGGCGCGCCGGGTGTGCCCTTCACGCCCCATCCCGAAGGCTATGCCAACGCCGCGGAACTTGTGACGGGCCTGAAAGAGATCGCCCCGTTCGAGATTTCGGTTGCCGCCTATCCCGAGACGCACCCGGATGCGGCCAGTCCGCAGGCGGACCTCGACAACCTGAAGCGCAAGCTCGACGCCGGGGCAAGCCGCGCGATCACGCAGTTCTTCTTCGATGCGGAAACGTTCTTCCGCTTTCGGGACCGGCTTGCGGCGGCGGGCATAGATGCACCGGTGATCCCCGGCATCCTGCCCGTGTCCAACGTTGCGCAGACGCGCAAGTTCGCCGCCGCCTGCGGTGCGGCGATCCCGTCGTGGATGGAAGGGCTGTTCGAAGGGCTCGACACGCATCCGCCCGCGCGCCAGCTCGTCGCCGCGACGATTGCGGCCGAGTTCTGCCGCCGCCTCTATGCCGGCGGGGTGCGCGATTTCCACTTCTACACACTGAACCGCGCGGAACTGAGCTATGCGATCTGCCACCTGCTTGGCCTGCGTCCGAAACTACCTGCACTGGAGGCCGCGGCATGA